Genomic DNA from Blastocatellia bacterium:
TCGTGCCCAGAGTATGTATGAATGATGAACCAGCGTTCTTCTGCCATGCTACTTTGACAAGAAATCAATCAAGGCCCTGACCAGATAGGAAAGCACCTCATTGGTGGCCCACAGAAAATAACCGAAGAAGATGACTACCAACACTGTCACAATCGTTGTTTGGTAGACTTCTTCGCGCGTTGGCCACGTGACCCGTTTCAGCTCCGCTTTCACATCACGGTAAAACTGGCCAATTGCCTGAACTTTCCTG
This window encodes:
- the secE gene encoding preprotein translocase subunit SecE; this encodes MAKVITATEESPKGSSTNIVARKVQAIGQFYRDVKAELKRVTWPTREEVYQTTIVTVLVVIFFGYFLWATNEVLSYLVRALIDFLSK